The Candidatus Methylomirabilis tolerans genome contains the following window.
GGCGAACTTTCCATTCTGTGTGGGTCCGCCGCTGGGGTACGTCAGCGGCTGATCTACGACCTTCGGATTGGGGCATGAAACACCCTTGGGCATATCGTGGCCTTCGTAGACCAACGTGGTTCCAGAGTCTTCCAGCCGATCGCGATACGGTGCATTTGGGCGGACAGACATCAGGATCACCGAATGGTTGCCGCCCAGGCCGAAGTTCATGCCTTGTTGCAGACTCGTGCGCTCACGCTGGCACATTTCGATGTAAGAAATGATGTTGTCGCTCACAGTGCCTTTTTTGACGCCGAATGAATTGTTAGGCCTGCCTGAGACAGATCTTTCTGTTGATTGCACGGATAACTAGACCATAAGAAATGAATTCAGGCGCAATCACATCTCGGCGAGCCACCAACTGTTGCGCGGCACAGCCGTTGACGATCCGCCGGATGCGCCAATGCTCACCGCGGCATCAGCGCGAACACACCCCAGCCCAGGTATTCACGCGTGTAAGCGGCGTAGCGCTCGGGTTCCGAGGTGAGTTTGGCTCGAACATCTTTGGCGAACTCGTCGTCGGGATTGGCTTCAAGCCATCGGCGCATGGTGAGCCATTTGGCCGCCTCGTATCTATCCCAGCCGTCTTGGTCAGCCAGAACCATTTCAACGACGTCGTAGCCAAGGTGGCCAAAAGACGCGAGAAGTTCTGGAAGCATGAGAAAGTCGGAGATTGAGTTGGCAAGACACCCCTTGGCAACATCTTCCGTCGGCGGTAACTGCCGCCAGTAGGGCTCGCCGATGAGGATGATCCCTCCGGTGCGCAAGCTCCGCGCCAGAAGCTCTATAGTGCCGGCGACTCCCCCGGCGATCCAAGTGGCCCCGACACAGGCTGCCACACTGGCCTTCTCGTCAGAGACATAGCCGGCAGCATCGCCATGGATGAACGTGACTTGATCGGCGACGCCGAGTTCTTCAGCACGGAGTTTCGCTTGCTCGGTGAACAACTGGCTCATGTCGATGCCGGTGCCGATGACGCCGTGATCGCGTGCCCAGGTGCACAGCATCTCCCCCGAACCGCTGCCGAGGTCGAGCACGCGGGTGCCTGACTCCAGGCGCAGCGCCGCGCCGAGAGTGGCGAGCTTTTCGGGAGTAATCGGGTTGTGGATGCGGTGAGCACTTTCAGTGATGTTGAATATTCGTGGGATGTCCACTGTGGAAAATGTCCTTACGGGTGTGAATAGGTTCGGTCAGAGCCTAACGCTCGGCGTCAGCCGACCGCGAAGCGGGCCGGTTGCACGCCGGGGTTATTCGCCATCCTGCCATCGTGCCTACATGAGCTCCCGGAGGACGCGGCCGCCGCTTGCCTGTCCCTGGAGCTCAAGGACCAACTCAATCGGATGGGCCAGTCCGAATTGGATCACTCGTACGACTTCAGGCTCTCTCTTCCCTGTCACGGGATCGATCGACCGGAACGTCTCGACGGTCTCGACTTCGTGCGCGTGAAAGACGACGCCAAGGGCAGCGTCCGTGCCCTGGAAGAAGAGCGGGGCTCCGCTTAAGCCTCCGGGCACCTGCATGTCGAGCTCCCAGACCCCCGAGGGACCTCCCATTGCCTCCGGAAAAAC
Protein-coding sequences here:
- a CDS encoding class I SAM-dependent methyltransferase, whose amino-acid sequence is MDIPRIFNITESAHRIHNPITPEKLATLGAALRLESGTRVLDLGSGSGEMLCTWARDHGVIGTGIDMSQLFTEQAKLRAEELGVADQVTFIHGDAAGYVSDEKASVAACVGATWIAGGVAGTIELLARSLRTGGIILIGEPYWRQLPPTEDVAKGCLANSISDFLMLPELLASFGHLGYDVVEMVLADQDGWDRYEAAKWLTMRRWLEANPDDEFAKDVRAKLTSEPERYAAYTREYLGWGVFALMPR